A single Fundulus heteroclitus isolate FHET01 chromosome 4, MU-UCD_Fhet_4.1, whole genome shotgun sequence DNA region contains:
- the si:dkey-148a17.6 gene encoding leukotriene B4 receptor 1 produces the protein MNNSHAQSPLEEMDPEEFDGGRVVACVILGLSFVVGAPGNLLVIWTILKHVKQRSHTVVLILHLAAADLVVLITLPLWIYSLARSWVFGQTCCKAMVFVINACIYSSVFLITLMSVERFVAVRYPFVSAVWKRKKALNKVLLALWSAAFLFSIPVIPTVGEDDGTAHCLYREYTSDTQELVCLLLETVVGYVLPFTILVVCYGCLCSRITQMTFRSKRKSTVLIASIVVAFAICWTPHQIGNIISIVILAIKHSYKDTAESLETVQQAMVFIAGALVFICSSINPVLYMFAARSFRESLRDTGILKLFRHISSTSPGEGTREVSFVSRRQSNQTNSSQCVTESKDQINMF, from the coding sequence ATGAACAACTCACACGCACAGTCTCCGTTGGAGGAAATGGACCCTGAGGAATTCGATGGTGGAAGAGTGGTGGCATGTGTGATACTTGGTCTGTCCTTCGTGGTCGGTGCTCCGGGCAACCTGCTTGTGATCTGGACCATCCTGAAGCATGTGAAGCAGCGCTCCCACACAGTGGTTCTCATCCTGCACCTGGCTGCTGCGGATCTGGTGGTCCTCATCACCCTCCCTCTCTGGATCTACTCCCTCGCCCGGTCCTGGGTCTTTGGACAGAcgtgctgcaaagccatggtgTTCGTGATAAACGCCTGCATATACAGCAGCGTTTTCCTCATCACGCTCATGAGCGTGGAGCGTTTCGTCGCCGTGCGTTATCCTTTCGTCTCTGCAGTTTGGAAGAGGAAAAAAGCCCTGAATAAAGTCCTGCTCGCTCTGTGGTCAGCCGCATTCCTGTTCAGCATACCCGTTATTCCCACCGTCGGGGAGGACGACGGTACGGCGCACTGCCTGTATCGTGAGTATACTTCTGACACTCAGGAGCTGGTGTGTCTGCTGCTGGAGACTGTGGTGGGCTACGTGCTGCCCTTCACAATCCTCGTGGTCTGTTACGGGTGCTTGTGCAGCCGCATCACCCAGATGACCTTCAGGTCCAAGCGAAAGTCCACCGTCTTGATTGCAAGCATAGTGGTTGCGTTCGCCATTTGTTGGACACCACACCAAATAGGAAACATCATCTCCATAGTAATCCTGGCGATTAAACACTCATACAAAGATACAGCAGAGAGCCTGGAAACTGTTCAACAAGCCATGGTTTTCATAGCCGGAGCTTTGGTCttcatctgcagcagcattaaTCCTGTCCTCTACATGTTCGCGGCCCGCTCCTTTAGGGAGTCGCTGCGTGACACCGGCATCCTGAAGCTCTTCCGCCACATCTCCAGCACCTCGCCGGGTGAGGGAACCAGGGAGGTGTCCTTCGTGTCGAGGAGACAAAGCAATCAGACAAACAGCTCTCAGTGTGTGACTGAATCAAAAGATCAAATTAATATGTTTTGA
- the LOC105930462 gene encoding leukotriene B4 receptor 1 yields the protein MDYANKTLPSEAPMELDGGTAAACVILGLSFLVGVPGNLFVIWTILRHIKQRFHTVVLILHLAVADMMVLITLPVWIYSLVWTFEFGTVVCKILMCVITVCMFSSIFLVTLMSVERYLAVCHPFLMMRWKTEKNMNRCIAFLWLLALLFGLPSTLTQNLEGSDKNELCFVRDLNNNSQVIAFLCLETLLGFVVPFITLSICYCLVAARIKRLRLKSKRKSRVLIHAVVLVFLLCWLPYHLINIIDVVCISRSDEDYECVPESFVLVSGALVFISSTVNPVLYALFARNFRSSLEESSLVKLFQELASSTNRLRELAIQQQKDQKSGETGIMSTSLT from the coding sequence ATGGACTACGCCAACAAGACGTTACCTTCAGAAGCCCCTATGGAGTTGGACGGTGGGACGGCAGCAGCGTGTGTTATCCTGGGTCTTTCCTTCCTGGTCGGAGTTCCTGGGAACCTGTTTGTAATCTGGACTATCCTGAGGCACATCAAACAGCGCTTTCACACTGTGGTCCTCATCCTGCACCTAGCAGTGGCAGACATGATGGTCCTCATCACTCTGCCCGTGTGGATCTACTCCCTGGTGTGGACCTTTGAGTTTGGAACGGTAGTTTGCAAGATCTTGATGTGTGTTATTACAGTGTGCATGTTTAGCAGCATCTTCCTCGTCACCCTTATGAGCGTGGAACGCTATCTAGCCGTCTGTCATCCCTTTCTGATGATGCGCTGGAAGACTGAAAAGAATATGAATAGATGCATTGCCTTTTTGTGGCTTCTTGCGCTTCTTTTTGGATTGCCCAGTACTTTAACCCAGAACTTGGAAGGAAGCGACAAAAATGAGCTGTGCTTTGTCAGAGACTTAAACAATAACAGCCAAGTAATTGCCTTCTTATGCCTGGAGACTTTGCTGGGCTTCGTGGTTCCTTTCATTACGCTTAGCATCTGTTACTGTCTCGTGGCCGCACGGATCAAGAGACTTAGACTCAAATCGAAAAGGAAATCCAGAGTTCTCATTCACGCCGTGGTGCTTGTTTTCCTCCTGTGCTGGTTGCCTTACCACcttattaatattattgatGTAGTTTGCATCTCTAGGTCAGACGAAGATTATGAATGCGTCCCGGAAAGTTTTGTCCTCGTCTCTGGTGCCCTGGTTTTTATCAGCAGCACTGTGAATCCTGTATTATACGCCCTCTTCGCCAGGAACTTCAGAAGCAGTCTTGAAGAGTCTAGTCTGGTCAAGCTGTTTCAGGAACTGGCCTCAAGCACAAATAGACTCAGGGAACTCGCAATTCAACAACAGAAGGACCAGAAGTCGGGAGAGACAGGCATCATGTCTACCTCCCTTACTTAA